ACGTACGATCTCAACGGACTCGAACATTGGCATTccaaatttaaaattgaatttcacGTCGCGCTCCGTTGATTGGCGTCGCGATGATTAGTGCTGAACACTCGatcgatattttttatcgatagatTGATTGATGagtaaaaaggttttttgttcgggatatttttaattattggaTTCAGTGAGAATGACTTTGCTATGTTATGTTTCtcataatgataataaaaataatgggtTTTAGTTTTAGTGAACATGATTGATGCTTGAGtgagtatttcaaaatgaaagAATAATGACAATGAGAGtatcaacttaaaaaaaatgctttagtaGTCAAATTAGTAGGTAGATACAGTTTTACCCGACTAACCTAAAAGAAAGTCTATTTTAAAAAACtcaattacctttaaaatatcgATTAAACCGATGACACTAAGCCCACCTCTAAAGCTATTTACCTTGGCGGTAATAAATAACGGACCGTCGTGAAATCCTTCACAGAGTTCAACAACAATATATTATTAGAAAAGCGAACAAAGCCGCGGACAAACATGAGTATTATAGTCACGGTTTGATTTATCTTACATGAAAGGGGAGAGAAATTCATTACTGAAATACAGCTTTCAGAAAAACCAgcaatttttagttttattttatacatagttAAGAAATCGTAAGTTTTGGTAATTAAAATGTTGAAATTAATAAACTAGAACTTAAAATATACATGCTGTCATTGTAAAGTAAATGTCATATTGCATGACATAACATGAATATCATTGTgttataaaacttaataaaatgtgTGTTTTCATCACTAAAATGTTCCTTAAAGTACGTTCCCCCTTTTATATTCCTAGCGTATGATTACACGAAGAAATGTTGAAAGAGATATAGTTTCCTACAAACGGAGCCAAATTGATAACTTTTATGAGAACATTCATAATGTGAAAATGTTCCTACAAGACACATTTTTATGaagtttgaattttgaaaatgttataaaacataAATGACACAcgattctatatttttttttgttttactgtaaATAATAGTAAACGAATATTGCTTAACCCACATCAtgttaaaatatacatactatGTAATACTGGTCTTGTAAATACCAAAACTAGGACAGCCGGAATGTTTCGATCCCGCCGTAATACGTAGAAGCTACGCGGCTGCTACGCGTGGGCGTAGACGCTACGAGCTACGAGCGTAGTAGCTACGCCGTGGCGTAGCAACGTTATTGTATATTTTGACGGCGTCTGGCAATCAGCTGATGCGTTTGTAGTATTTGtaatttacacacacaagtgcgtaataatttacatattacaATAACATTACGTTTTCTAATATAAAGAGATGAGACGATATTAATCGAAGGCTCAGACTCAAAGAACCATTTACAAATGATATTTCTCAGAATCCGTGATGAAAAAAGATAGTGGATGAACCGAATGTCTAGTAAATAGTATAACTGAAGGTTTACCGTAACGTTTGGTATGGACAGCTGGTGTCAAAGACATTAATCAAGATAATGCGGGTAGGAAGATCAATCACATGGGCGGAATAGTTCTTTGACATTGTTCAAGGTCAAATGGGGATTGGAAAGGTGGGTTTAGGGTCATCTTAcgtaagtttttattgttacataATAAAACGGGGGAACCATTTCTTGATTACTACGAAAGctgtacataatattttcttatttttttacagaatacatatttgtttacatatttgaattGTATGTTTTACCTTTAAATATAAGTTGTAATTAATCTTAATTAAGTATCTTACTTTATAACGGGAATGCAAATGATTTCAACACAACACCAACTTtctcacttaaaaaaaagaaaatatattcacaAAACTACAAGTGGAAAATAAACGTGAAGTGAGCAGTAATGCTGAATAATATCGCGCATTCGTCTAGCTCAGGCCGCGGCGTCGCCCGCGATAACCGGGAACTGTTTCACTCTCATAAATATTAGACAAGTCGGGGTGAGGGAGGTGTAGTGTTTAAAGCTGTATGATCGAAGGAGGTTTGAGTTTTGAACTTGTTTTATAGGCGAATGCTAGAGTTTTTAGCCAAGTGGTCGTAGTTTGTATGAGGTTACAATGATAATTATGATCGTTAAGTGAAGTAAAAtactaaattcaattaaaaactaTCCTGAATCTCATgagtttcatttttttattaaaaaagagCTTTGACAATTTACTGTAGTCAATATTCAATTCTTAATTAGCCCTGCATTTTATAAGATAGACACAATATGGACCCagtagggcacagcttaaacaTGATATAGTTATGTGGTAACTTACGTCTAAGATTATTATATTGAACATGTACATTACACATTTCACACTTTactgaattattattaatattatattgaacaTGTACATTACACATTTCACACTTTACTgaattgttattaatattatattgaacaTGTACATTACACATTTCACACTTTactgaattattattaatattatattgaacaTGTACATTACACATTTCACACTTTactgaattattattaatattacattgAACATGTACATTACACATTTCACACTTTactgaattattattaatattatattgaacaTGTACATTACACATTTCACACTTTactgaattattattaatattatattgaacaTGTACATTACACATTTCACACTTTactgaattattattaatattatattgaacaTGTACATTACACATTTCACACTTTactgaattattattaatattacattgAACATGTACATTACACATTTCACACTTTactgaattattattaatattatattgaacaTGTACATTACACATTTCACACTTTactgaattattattaatattatattgaacaTGTACATTACACATTTCACACTTTactgaattattattaatattatattgaacaTGTACATTACACATTTCACACTTTactgaattattattaatattacattgAATATGTACAGTACACATTTCACACTTTactgaattattattaatattatattgaacaTGTACATTACACATTTCACACTTTactgaattattattaatattatattgaacaTGTACATTACACATTTCACACTTTACTGAatgattattaatattatattgaacaTGTACATTACACATTTCACACTTTactgaattattattaatattacattgAACATGTACATTACACATTTCACACTTTtctgaattattattaatattatattgaacaTGTACATTACACATTTCACACTTTACTGAATTTTGACttaggtacaaaaaaatatgcactGCGATCAAAGACTAAAAAAGCCAGCTGTCTGGCATTTATCGAAATTCACGAGCTGCCAAACTTGTACAAAAAAGCTGTGAATTCCGGCGACTTCATTGTACAAGTTTGCACAAGTCTTCAGCGTGCAGGAAGCATACTGCATTGAGAAAATCATTTTGTGAACAtgcgtataaaaatatttattgcaccGAACTACTGCATATTGTACAGGATATGGCACGGGATTTTAGTGTAAATtttagtcatattttttttatattcagtcAGTTTTCACTACTTATGTGTCTGTCACCTTTAACGCCAAATCTAACAAAGCTATTTAAATTAGGAATTCAAATCCTCCAAAGCCTGAAAGGGTTAAGATTTTTACCCAGTCGCGGTAAGTAGGCTCCTAAAATGCGAATGATCACATGGTACCATTAGtatggaataaaaatatgaagCAAAACCATTTACTTAACATGAAGACCTGACCCAAAGAACTCCAATCACAACATGACATCAGTATTGACCCAAATTGGTTTGGTggacatttacaaaataatcaatGTTATCTATTCATGCTTCGGTAACGGTTCTAAACGTGTTACTATGGACAAATACGCTTATGTTTCATACATACACTAGCTTTCAACAGTGGTTTGACGCGCTTTATGACAGGTCTACTTATGGCTTTTAGTACACTTTCTCGATTTCTCGATCAAATGACATTAAGTATTCCTTTTCAAGACCTAAAACTACACATTCATTAATATACGAAATCAATTTTGATAAATCATAATAAAGATACAGAATTAACATTGAATGTTTACCACTTTCAgggaaaaacaaatataaaaacaagAAGGTGTAGCCACTCACACTCACACAttcatcacacacacacatacaaatccttttcacataaaatatatatttacaatatatattacttatatacactacactacactacactaaaattatatttaaatactatttaCAAGAATTATATACAACACCTACTATTCTGCCTATCTccttaaatctattttatttactaattacaATATCGTGCATTGGAAACAAACGGCTCAGTCGCGCGGTCGCCTGTCAAACAGGTTTTAGGAACTTGCCACGGCGTATGCGCCTGCGGCGCCGCGCCGTCCAACACTCCGCGCCAGTCGAGATTTCGTCATCGGCCGCGAAGCCCATGTCGCTTGCTTTACCGCTCGCAAAACTTTTGCTATCGCACGTACTCGCTATCTAGTTTAATATTTCCAATCCTGTACTTAGTTTCTACTCCTTCTATTCTGTGTGGTGTATTCTATCTGTTAACTGTCTATCTTCCGTGTGTGTGCCTGTGCTTACGCAATTACACGTGCTACATTACTGGACTTGGGACTTTTTCTCCACACCCTTAACACACGACGACCAACGGAGCAGGTAGTACTAAACCACCCAATCACCCACAACTGGTGACCCCGATAAGGACACTACAGGTACTCTTAAAAACAATTAGTGACAATGAGTGATAGCAGTGATTCCGGTAATACCGTTAACTCGCGTGCTAGCGCGAACGTGGCCACGCGGCAAAAACCAAAACCGATGCGCGTTTCCACTGACCGCGGAAAATCGGATGCggtaaaatcaaaaatcaaggTTCCTGCATTCTCAGCCGAGGACCCCGAGCTTTGGTTCGCACTGATAGAAGGCCAATTTTCCATGCATGACGTGACGGACGACTTTGAAAAATTCACGCACGTCACCAACAACTTGGATCTGCAGTATGCGAAGGCCGTGAAAGATATTATCGTCCACCCGCCGCCTAAGCATCGTTACGAGAAACTGAAATCCGAGTTGGTCAAGCGACTTTCAGCATCTCACGAGAAGAAGGTTAGACAGTTGCTGACCCATGAGGAGCTCGGCGACAGGAAACCTTCACAGTTCCTGCGACACCTGCAAGATTTGGCCGGCCCTGCAGTGCCTGAGGATTTTATTAGGTCGATCTGGAGCAACCGTCTGCCACACAACATCCAGACCGTCTTGGCTTCGCAGCCTACTCACTCTCTGGAGCAGCTTGCGGATCTGGCTGACCGCATTCAGGAGCTCACTGCACCCTGCACTGTCGCCACTGCAACTTCTACCAGCGCTCAGAGAAACAGTGCTTCCGAGGAGATCGCGGAGCTGAAGAAAATGGTGCAGCAACTTACGCTGAAGCTGGATGAGCATACGCGCGCGTCATGCTGTTCTGCGGGGCGTCCTCCTAGAGCACAGGAACGACGCCGCTCATCGCCGCGACATCGAAGCCGATCGAGGTCCAGCTACCAGAAGTACCCAGTGTGCTGGTACCACGCGAAGTTTGGGCCTCAGGCGCACAAATGCGACAAACCCTGCGACTACCACAAGGCGGGAAACGCGACGGGCAGTCGCTAGTGGCGACAAACGATTGCCCTTCATCGACGGGTCGCCTGTTCGTCACTGACCGCAGCTCGAATACGCAGTTCCTGGTAGATACTGGCAGTGACCTTTGCGTCTACCCTCGTTCTGCACTTCGGGAGCGTCGAGCCAAGACAGATTACGAACTCAGCGCGGCTAACGGAAGCGTCATCGAGACTTACGGCTTTATAGACCTTACGCTAAACTTAGGACTGAGACGTAATTTTGCTTGGCGTTTTATAGTAGCAAACGTAACTAAGCCAATAATAGGCGTTGATTTTCTTagcttttataatttaattgtagaTTGTCGCAATCAACGCCTAATAGATAATACTACAACTTTGTCAGCTAGTGCTTCTGTTGCTAATTCGAATATATATTCTGTTAAGGTTTCTGCAGGCGACACGCGTTTCCACGCCATACTGAGTAAGTTTCCGGAGATCACACGCCCTTCAGGCACACCAGTCGTTCCAATGCACAGCACAGTACACCACATTAGGACCACACCCGGACCACCTATCTCATGTACCCCTCGTAGACTGGCACCGGACAAACTTAGAATTGCTAAGCGGGAGTTTGAGCTCATGCTTAACAATGGCACGGCGCGTCCTTCCGAGAGCCCCTGGGCTTCTCCCCTTCACCTTGCGCCTAAAAAAGATAACGGCTGGCGACCTTGCGGCGACTATCGCATGCTTAACACACGCACTATTCCAGACCGTTATCCTATTAGGCACATTCATGATTTCTCCCACTCTATTTCTGGTTGTACTATCTTTTCCACCATCGATTTAACGAAGGCGTATAATCAGATCCCTGTTTTTGAGGAGGACATACAGAAGACGGCTATTACCACACCGTTTGGCTTATACGAATTCCCCTTTATGACGTTCGGCCTGAGGAATGCAGGCCAAACATTCCAGAGATTTGTTGACGAGATGACGCGAGGCCTCGACTTTTGTtacgcatatcttgacgatttCCTAATTTTCTCCAAAGACGAGGCCGAGCACGAAACACACCTCCATCAACTTTTCACCCGTATGAAGGAGTACGGTGTACTTGTTAACACTTCTAAGTGTGTCTTCGGTGTTCCCGAAATAACATTTCTAGGTTACCGTATATCGGCATCCGGCACCAAACCTCTGGAATCTAAGGTTGAGGCCATCAACGACTTCCCTTTGCCTAAAACGGTTAGGCAACTCAGAAGATTTTTGGGGATGCTAAACTTTTACAGGCGGTTTCTACCCCATTCTGCCTCAATCCAAGCTCCGTTGAATGCCTTACTTTCAGGTAGCGTCAAAGCATCACAGCCAATAGACCTGACCGGCGACGCATTACTGGCATTCAACAAGTGCAAGGTAAGTCTAGCTAATGCTGCATTACTCGCACACCCAGACAGCGAGGCTGAACTCGCTCTGGTAACGGACGCGTCTGACCACGCAATGGGTGCAGTTTTGCAGCAGCTGAAGGACAATGCTTGGCAACCTCTAGCATTCTTCTCGCGGAGGCTGAGTCCCTCTCAGCAAAAGTACTCAACGTACGACCGCGAGCTGTTAGCCGTATACGAAAGTATAAGATACTTTCGTCATATGGTTGAGGCTAGGCACTTCGTGGTATATACCGACCACAAGCCGCTCACGCATGCTTTTGCTGAGAGGAAAGCAAATTGCTCACCTCGGCAATACCGACACCTAGACTACATCGCGCAGTTCACAACCGACATTAGACACATAGCGGGCAAAGACAATGTCGTCGCTGACCCTTTGTCACGTGTCGAAGAACTGCAGCTGCCTGTAGATCTAGATGTTCTGGCTTCGTCTCAAACTGCTGACGAGGAGCTGTCTCGGCTTCTGAGAGGAGAATCTTCACTCCGCCTGGAGAAGTTAAGGGTCCCCAACTGCCGAACAGAGCTCTATTGTGACGTCAGCACTCCTTCTCCGAGACCTTTTGTTCCCAAGTCATTGAGGAGACAAATTTTCGACAGCCTGCATAGCCTTAGCCACCCTGGCGCAAACGCTAGTACTAAGTTAGTTGCAGAGCGTTACGTCTGGCCCGGCGTACGCAAAGACTGTCGACAGTGGTCTCGTCAATGCTTGGCTTGTCAACGCGCCAAGGTTAACCGTCACGTGTCGTCTCCACTGGGCACGTTCGGTCTTCCTCGCGCCAGATTCGCTTTTGTCCATGTGGACATTATAGGCCCCCTGCCTGTGTCACAGGGGTACCGCTACTGTTTTACTGCGGTGGACCGCTTCACACGCTGGCCAGAAGTCACGCCAATGGTGGACATGACAGCCGAAACAGTGGGTAAGGCATTGATATCGTGGATATCCAGATTTGGATGTCCAACTGATATTGTCACCGATCGCGGGCGACAGTTTGAATCTTCCCTTTTCCAGTACCTTGGAAAAGTTGTCGGATTCAAACATCGCAGAACAACCGCGTATCACCCAGCTTGCAACGGGCTGGTGGAACGGTTCCACCGTCAGTTGAAGGcggctataatgtgccatgcgGATAAAAATTGGGTGGACACTTTACCTTTAGTTCTCTTAGGTATAAGGAGCGCGTTAAAAGACGACCTTCAGACGTCATCCGCCGAGTTGGTGTACGGCGAGCCGTTGCGTTTGCCAGGAGATTTTTTCCAGCCCACGGAAACCGGTTCGACTGACATTTCAGATTTTACGACACGTTTGCGCAAATTCGCATCTGAATTGCAACCGGCACCTGCTGCGCGTCACAACAGGGCCAAAATCTTTGTTTACAAGGATCTAGCTTCTTCGACCCATGTCTTTCTAAGGGATGATACCTTGCGTGGTTCCTTGCAGCCCCCTTACACTGGTCCTTACCCTGTACTTGAGCGTAATGACAAGACTTTTAAAATACTGGTAAAGGGTAATAGCGTCACTGTATCCATAGACCGCCTAAAGCCGGCCTATATGCAGACTGACTTGTCTTCCAACCCCACCCCAACTCCTACCCCTTCCAATAATCCTATCCCCGGTCCCAGTCCTATCCCTGTAGGCCAAAGCGACCTTCCCCAGGATGGGCTCGGAAGAACGCGCTCGGGCCGTACTGTTCGTTTTCCCGATTTCTATCGCCCGTAGTGACGGTCTCCGGGGGGGAGTGATGTAGCCACTCACACTCACACAttcatcacacacacacatacaaatccttttcacataaaatatatatttacaatatatattacttatatacactacactacactacactaaaattatatttaaatactatttaCAAGAATTATATACAACACCTACTATTCTGCCTATCTccttaaatctattttatttactaattacaATATCGTGCATTGGAAACAAACGGCTCAGTCGCGCGGTCGCCTGTCAAACAGGTTTTAGGAACTTGCCACGGCGTATGCGCCTGCGGCGCCGCGCCGTCCAACACTCCGCGCCAGTCGAGATTTCGTCATCGGCCGCGAAGCCCATGTCGCTTGCTTTACCGCTCGCAAAACTTTTGCTATCGCACGTACTCGCTATCTAGTTTAATATTTCCAATCCTGTACTTAGTTTCTACTCCTTCTATTCTGTGTGGTGTATTCTATCTGTTAACTGTCTATCTTCCGTGTGTGTGCCTGTGCTTACGCAATTACACGTGCTACATTACTGGACTTGGGACTTTTTCTCCACACCCTTAACACACGACGACCAACGGAGCAGGTAGTACTAAACCACCCAATCACCCACAAaggaacatttttaattatgaaaataagttGATGTCGGTTTCAGTCCCACGCACTTCAGCagatatttttggaaatacGCCTTTGTTTtcgtttactttttattttgttttggtctTCTCCGTAAAGGGGTTAAACTGGGTTTTTCTCACAGACAGTAGTAAAAAtcttttatgtataaatattatttaattaaatgtcatCCATATTTTGCAGTTGGTTTTTTAACAAAAGGagcaatattcatatttatcagTAAATTTTATTCCCATGAATACATTACTTGCTCTATAGACAAGATAATTCTCAAAGAGAACACCAAAAACCAAAAACGTTAATATTCAATGAATAAAACTTGCTTTTAAGTAGTTATTTCGTTTgatgttttgtaaaattaattcaGAATCTCCACTTGAAAGGGAATATAAATTTTCATAGATATTTGTTATTACTAACCGCGATAGAGGACTGTATCCATTacaatttttgtttatgttgaaGAACAATTTacagtaattaaaaacttttttacaaaaaaattaaaccgacttcccaaaaattagtttttttttttgctttttagtgttttgggaagtcggtttaatttttttgtaaaaaaaatttttatttaaagctttttagtgatacgaatagttgtcactattcatataagtgggaagttctcatcaatacaaagaatataagtccaaatacgaggtattttacatattcagttgtcgagttccctcgactttctctggtctccatcatcaggtcagctccaaaccttcactgttgcaaaggtcttgtcaatacaaataatttaagcccaaacacgaggtagtttacatattcagttgtcgagttccctcggacctctctggtctccattatcaggtcagctccaaatcttcactgttgaatagtgcttttaggcgtacacctgagggTCAattttttaccctacgtatgcctacaactttcgaaggttgccctcgatttctcagggtttctatcatcagatcctgacctgatgactatgggaccaattggcagctattccgagtcgaacaaaaaaagaatcacgtaaatcggtctataaacctcggagtaatcgatgtacatacatagaaaaaaaaacataccggccgaattgagaacctcctcctttttgggaagtcggttaacaacGTGAAAGTGATTTCATGATACAAAGACTGCTTTAATACCATCATATGACAATGATGATTCTAAGCTTGATAATATAATTGTAGGagtgtttctgttttttttagCTAAGGATGCTAAATCTATATTATCCTAGGGCTAGGCAAAAGGCTACTACAGTCTCAAACTACTGAAAGTCAACTTAAACTCGGATTTTCTTAAGAATTTAGTTTACAGAAAATGcctcaacaataataaaatgaaatctcGTTTccataaaacaatgttttcccTTACAACTGGCAAATCATTAAAAACACAACCGTCAACCGTCAAGCGAATTCCAAGGAGGCATAAATCCTTTTCCGTCGGACTTTTTTAATAAGCGGCAAGGTGTGGCGGGGTGGCGGGCGGGGCGGGGTGTGCGGCCGGCGCTCGCCCAGACGCCCGCCTACGCGCGTCGCTGCGGACGTCTCCACGTCCCGGCCCCGAGACAGTCCGCTTGCGGTGGGCcacgcgcccgccgcgccgtcGCGACTACCACATACATGCACGTTCATATTTTCTACacatttgtattttaatatttaagttacGAGGTGAGTGATCAGTTTTAAGGTGTCATCTTAAAGTGTTTTTAGTTTttggcttatttattttttgttaattttattttttaagtggaTGCTTTTGTTGTGACtttttattgtgaataaataaatcgaggatgtattttgatttattttacaatacagTGAACGACTATTTGATATTTACTGACgtgatttacaaaaataataattaaacctACTCATggaatagttattttaaaataactttttattaaatcgtaaattttaacataacatttttattttttttacttgataATTAGTTACAAATGAATTGGCTTCGATTAAAAGTGTAAAAACCGT
Above is a window of Helicoverpa zea isolate HzStark_Cry1AcR chromosome 1, ilHelZeax1.1, whole genome shotgun sequence DNA encoding:
- the LOC124629646 gene encoding uncharacterized protein LOC124629646, producing the protein MSDSSDSGNTVNSRASANVATRQKPKPMRVSTDRGKSDAVKSKIKVPAFSAEDPELWFALIEGQFSMHDVTDDFEKFTHVTNNLDLQYAKAVKDIIVHPPPKHRYEKLKSELVKRLSASHEKKVRQLLTHEELGDRKPSQFLRHLQDLAGPAVPEDFIRSIWSNRLPHNIQTVLASQPTHSLEQLADLADRIQELTAPCTVATATSTSAQRNSASEEIAELKKMVQQLTLKLDEHTRASCCSAGRPPRAQERRRSSPRHRSRSRSSYQKYPVCWYHAKFGPQAHKCDKPCDYHKAGNATGSR